Below is a window of Culturomica massiliensis DNA.
ATCGTCGGATTCCAGGTACGTCCTTCCATGAGTGCACGGAAGTTAGCGGAAAAAGAGCAAATCGATATCCGCCTATATTCTATTATTTACACCGCCATTGAAGAAATCAAAGCTGCTATGGAGGGTATGTTATCCCCGGAAATCAAAGAAGAAGTCGTAGCGACAGTCGAAGTACTGGAAACATTCAAAATTTCAAAAGTCGGTACAATTGCCGGGTGTATCGTACGTGACGGAAAAATCGCCCGTTCTTCCAAGATTCGCATCATTCGTGACGGTATTGTAATTTATACAGGCGAACTCGGTTCTTTAAAACGTTTCAAAGACGACGTGAAAGAAGTTTCCAAAGGCTTTGAATGCGGTCTGAACATTACGAACTACAACGACTTACGTATCGGAGATATGATCGAAGCTTTTGAAGAAGTAGAAATTAAAAAGACCTTATAATCCCATTGAAGGTCATTTCCACAGAAACCTGTAAAGCTTCGGTCAATACCGGACTTTACAGGTTTTCTTTTTCCAGCGCGGCAAAAACTTTTGCTTTTGTATATTCGTAAAACTCTTAATACAACAATGTGTAAAAATTAAATCCTATGAATAACATAGCAAAAATTTTAGACGACAAACAGGAATACTACCTCAGTCACACCTGTAAAACCATAGACAAACAACTCATACATGCTCCCTCTCCCGACTTTGTAAGTGAAGTATGGAGCAATTCCGACCGGAATATTCCCGTACTGAAAAGCTTACAAACACTCTTTAGTCACGGCCGTTTAGCTGATACAGGCTATCTTTCCATTCTTCCGGTCGATCAGGGAATAGAGCACACGGCCGGAGCCTCATTCGCTCCCAATCCCCTTTACTTTGACCCGGAAAACATCATCCGTCTGGCAATAGAAGGCGGTTGTAATGCCATAGCCTCCACATTTGGGGTACTCGGTTCTGTCGCCCGGAAATACGCACATAAAATTCCGTTTATCGTAAAAATCAACCACAATGAATTGTTGAGCTATCCCAACAGCTACGACCAGATCTTATTCGGTACTATCGATGAAGCCTGGAACATGGGAGCTGTTGCTGTCGGAGCGACCGTTTATTTCGGTTCGGTTGAAAGCCGGCGACAAATCATCGAAATAGCCCGGGCATTCGAATACGCCCATAAAAAAGGAATGGCTACCATTCTGTGGTGTTACTTGCGTAACCCTGCCTTTAAAACGGAACAAACCGACTTCCATACGGCTGCCGATCTTACCGGACAGGCCAATCACCTGGGTGTTACAATCGAAGCCGATATCATCAAACAAAAATTACCCGAAACAAACGGTGGGTTTACCACCTTGCACTTTGCCAAATCGGATCCCCGTATGTACTCGGCATTGAGCAGTGAGCACCCGATCGACAGATGCCGTTATCAGGTGGCCAATTGCTACATGGGACGTGCCGGCCTGATCAACTCCGGAGGGGAATCACACGGAGATACGGATTTACAGGAAGCCATTATAACCGCCGTTATCAATAAACGAGCAGGAGGTATGGGCCTGATCAGCGGCCGCAAAGCCTTTCAAAAACCGTTGGCAGACGGAGTACGCCTGCTCAATGCTATTCAGGATGTATACCTGGACAAAAGCATTACGCTGGCATAATACAAATCCATACATATTTAATTTTAATCGATAAACATGAAGAAAATAGTATTACTTCGCCACGGCGAAAGTACCTGGAATAAAGAAAACCGTTTTACCGGATGGACGGATGTTGATCTAACGGAAAAAGGAATCGAAGAAGCAGTAAAAGCCGGAAATCTATTGAAAGAAAAAGGTTTTCAGTTTGAAAAAGCCTACACTTCCTTTCTGAAACGGGCAGTAAAAACCCTGAATGTCGTACTCGACCGGATGGACCTCGATTGGATTCCCGTAGAAAAAACCTGGCGGTTAAACGAAAAGCATTACGGTAACCTGCAAGGCTTGAACAAAAGCGAAACAGCCGCTAAATACGGAGAAGAACAAGTATTGATCTGGCGCCGTAGTTACGACATCGCTCCGCCGGCACTCCAGGAAAACGATCCGCGAAATCCGCGTCTGGACATCCGCTATATGGGAATTCAAAGCGATCATCTCCCGTTGACGGAATCCCTGAAAGACACGGTCGAACGTATACTTCCTTACTGGAAAGAAGTAATCGTTCCGACATTACAACATTTCGACCAGCTCCTGGTTGTAGCTCACGGCAACAGCCTGAGAGGAATTATAAAATACCTCAAAAATATTCCGGACAATGAGATTGTAAAACTAAACCTCCCGACAGCCGTTCCCTATGTATTTGAATTCGACGATACGTTAAAATTACAAAAAGATTACTTCCTCGGCGATCCCGAAGAAATCCGTAAAATGATGGAAGCTGTCGCCAAACAAGGCCAGAAAAAATAATTTATGATTTATGATTTTTGATTTACGATTCTTATCAACCGGTAAATTCCGCAAATCTCACAAACGAACTTTCAAATCAGCCATAAACGGGTTCAGGAGATAATCTGCAACCGTAAATCAAAAATCATAAATCATCTTTCCTTCCTCCCGCCACTGCTGATTCAAAGTTAAATTCAGCGTTGAATAACTTTCGGATATTTATTGTTAAAGCGGTAGCCCACCCCCAGCATCAGAAAATTAGGCGTACTGAAATCGTGAATACTATAACCGACATGAACAAAAGAACTTCGGGTAACGGCAATTTTCAATGCCAAAATCTGATAAAAAGCCTTCAAATCCCCTTTTCCGTGTAAGACATTACCGCCGACACCGATTCCGATCGTAAAATAAGGCATCACATATTCCGCCCGGCCCGAAATACCCAATGCCAGTTGTTGATGGAGCGGAGGCTTATAAAACTCCTGTGTCGTACCGACAATATAATCCTCTGTAAAAACATTGGCACTTCCATCGTATACCCCATCCAACGACAATCCGATACGGAACTTATATCCGATATTATACATCGGATTAAAATTGAAGCCGAACACCGTATAGGCCTCCGGTGAAGCCACCTGCTTATCACCGAAAATAACCCCTTTCCGGCGCCACGAACCGAACAACACCAAATCGTAACTGATATGACGGGGAAACTTCGGTACAAAAGGCTTAAACAAAGACTTACCCAGTAAATCCTCTTTTCTGTTGATATTATATACCAAACCTATTTTCAAATCGACGGTATTCAAACCCGCATTCGGAATACGCGTATTACCGTTGGAAAAATGACTCAACGTCACACCGGTCATCAAATCCAAATGCCGGAAAAGACGCCAGTTTAAATAAAAATTAGTATTGATATAGGCATTTGTACTCGACCCGATCACCTTATTATAATTGTTTTTTCCGTAATCGTACGGTTTCCATCCCACTGAAAATCCGAAATTCCACTCATAATTAAGTGACAAATAAGAAGTAAAACGGGTGATACGTGCCCCCTGAAGCAAATAAAATGCAACCGGATTTCCTATTTCCTTCCGGTCCCCGAACGTATAGTAAGCCAATCCGGCCCCCTGGTATGCCCCTCCGTAAATCCGGTCGGCACAGGTATTGGGACGAAATTGAAACGAATAATTCAGATGAGAGGAAAAGGTATGTTTGATCGGTTTCCGATACATATTCTCTCCCCGCAGAAAAGAATTTGTCGTAAAAATATACCCCGGACGGGCTTCTACACTTAATCGATGAATAAAGCGACGCGAAAACGGCAGAGAAGCCGTATCGGAAGCAAAGTAATCAACCGCTTCTTTTTTTTCAGGCAACGATACGGTCGCCCCTCCCGCCCCTCCGGGAATAAGTATCCCTTCTTCTGCACAGGCTATACCGGACAAATAAAAAAGCATCACACCCAAAAGGGATATCACGTTCCACATCTGCATCTTACTTTTCATATAACTTCCCAAGCCTTATTTTACAATAGATATGCAGGAGCATTTTTTTCCAATAAGGTGCAAATATAATGATAATAAAATTGATAATACCTTACAAACAGTTAAGAAAAAAGGAGGTAAACCGCACAGATACTTAAATTTCACCCTCCACTTCTTCCTCTATAAACTCATCCCGGATCCGGGTATTTCTTGCTCACCTCCCTTAACTGCTTGAATTATGGAAAAAGGGAAAGCCTGTAAAAATACCGTAAAAATCCATTCGCTAAATCCGAGTTGCAGGTTAAAATATTTCATACTACATTGCATCCGCGAAATCAATGAACAACTTATTGGGAGCTTCAAATTTATTACATCTGAAACAGTAAACATCCTTTATTCCTCAATTATGTGGGTTACAATATTATTAGCTTCGATCGGAATATCTCTATCAGGACTTATTATTTCTGTTACATTTTACGGCGAAAATATAAAAGAATGCTGGAAAGAAACACTCATCTCATCCCTTTTAATTATTCCTGTTTTTATGTGTGTCATTTCACTATCGGTAATCGTACCGTTCGGACTGTCTGCATTGGGCATTGCTAATGAATATATACTCCTCGTGTTAATTATCAGTATGCCAATTATGACGACACCCATATTCTTATACAAGTACATTGTCATCCCGTTATATTATCTCTTATTCCGGAAAAAAGAAATGAATCCTGAATACACCAAACTTTTGACCGATAACGACTGTCATGGAAAAGTTTTTGTCATTAAAAACTCCAATATTGCATGTACTATGGGGATAACAAAGAAAAGTCAAATAATAATGATTGGTTCTAATCTTATAGAAAATCTGTCTAAAGATGAATATACAGGTATTTTACTCCACGAAATTGGACATATCAAATACAAGCATTTACGTAAACTCATACTTATCGACATTGTCGGCGTATATATTACCATGCTCACCGGTTTTCTTGCATCCTACAGCAGCAACAAGAATCCCTATGTCATCGTCGCTGCAATCGGATTAGCCGGAGGGTTAATACCATTTCTCAGAATAATAATGAAGCAATATGAGAAAAAAGCAGATGGTTACGCAGTTCAAATTATTGGTGCTGATACATATATATCGGCTCTTACAAAATTAAACGGACTCTTTGCGGGCAGAATGGATAAATACGATATTGAACATCCCAGATTAAAAGATAGAATTGAAAATATAAAAAAATGTTGCAAAAACCGACATTAACATATTCACAATGGCATTTTTCAGGTGATTCCAAACCTCTGTATGCAACACCTCCCGGCAATCCTTCCATTCGAATCCCGGTACATTAAAAAAAGAGCTAATCGATCCGATTAACTCTTTAACTTCAGCGGAGAGAAGGGGATTCGAACCCCTGATACCCTTTTGAGGTATACCCGCTTTCCAGGCGAGCCAGTTCAGCCACTCCTGCATCTCTCCAATACAGCGGGGCAAAGATAGAAAAAAAAGTAAATAATATAACAAGAACCCGAATTATTTTCAATCTAAAAAGGATAACCGATGGCCAGATTCAATACTAATCCGTCTCTGAAATCATAATTCCTGATATTAAAATATCCGGGTTTCCCCGTATTATAAGGAGCATGCAAGGCCACGCCCAAATCTGCCCGGATAACGATATAAGTAATATCGTAACGTAACCCGAAGCCGGTCCCCAAGGCAATTTCCCGCCACAAATCTTTCAAGCGGAATTCCCCGCCGGGACGTTCCTTTTCTTTCCGCAACAACCAAACATTTCCGGCATCGACAAATACAGCTCCATTCAACCGGCCGGCAATTTTAAAACGATAACCGATATTTCCTTCCAGCTTAATATCTCCGGTCTGATCCAGGTAAGCCGTCACCGACCGTTTTTCCGGATGATAGCTTCCCGGTCCGATCGATCGGATCTGAAAAGCCCGGATACTGTTGGCTCCTCCGATATAAAACTGCTCGCTGTAAGGCATCACTCTCGAATTTCCGTATGCATAGCCGATTCCTCCCATAAGCCGCATAGCCACCTGACTGTTTTCGGATACCTGACGATATTTGATAATCTCACTCGTCAATTTCAAAAATTGTGAATAGCGATTTCCCAATATCTCACGCCCTTCTCCCCTTTTCCCGGCCAGATACTGAATACCGGAAATAATATTCCCGGCCTGTGTAATGGAAGTTTGCCAGAAAAGCCGGTTGGGATTCCGGTAGGTCGCCGCCCGGTCAAAAGTATAGGTATACGACATCGACGGTATAAACTGATCTTTAAAACTCAGGGCTATCGCCGGATTTTTGTTCAGGGTAGAATCAAACTCATGTGACGTTCGCAACAAATGAGTATAATTCAATTTGAAAGGCACCACCGAATGATAATTCCGCCGGGAAGAATTAAAATCATAAGTAGCGCTTCCCCAAAACGAAATCATTCGAAAATAGCTATGCCGGTTCAGAAAATCCGTTCCGATCTGAAAATGAGTCCTCTCCTGACGATCCTTTCCTGATTTCAGAAAGCCGGGTACCAGCAAGCGCGGAACCGACAAATTCAGATTGACGCCCAACTCATAAGAGTTAATCAACCCGGAACGGCCTTTCGTCGTCTTTTCCCCTCCGACTTGCCATTCATAGGCTCCGGTCAATTTTAAAGAAAAAGTTTCCGCCCGTTTAAACATATTCTTATTATTCAAACTCAAGATCAATCCCGGCCCCAATAAATTATTCGATTTTGAGGCGATATCGACTTCCACTTCCGTTTCTATCGGCAAGGCATAATCCGCCGATATCTTATAATCCAGCTTACGTCCGTATGAAGTATCGACCGGATTGATCGTCAAATTGACGAATTTAAATACCCCCAGTTGCACGATTCCGCTTTGGGTCCGGTTTTGACGGCGGGCCGTATACAATTGTCCGGGACGCACTTTCACGGCCTGAGACAAGATTTTCGGTTTTAATGTCTGGGGAGGCGAATAATCCATTTGCAGGCGATCGTATTCCAAGGTATCCCGCCGGTCCGAATCGTCGTTCCCGAATAATGAAACGTCCACATTCCGTATTGTATAGGGATGAAAAGCCACTTCCGGGATACCCTGCTTTAATCCGATACGCAAATCGACTTCCCCGTGCCGCCGGGTGGTATCCGCCAAAAATTCGATATACTGGGGCTGAAAATAATAATATCCCCGATTGCGTAATATATCCGATATGCGTTGTCGTTCCTGCTCCAGCACATTTACATCATACTGTTCGCCGGCCTTGAGCAAGCTAAACCGCATCGACTGCCTGACCAAAGAATCCATCTGTCCTTTCCATCCCCATAAATCGACGGAACTATAACGGAAAGGATCGGGTAACTTCACCCAATAACTGATTTTGGCCTTTTTCGGATTGCGTTTACGGGGAATAATCTCATAACGGCTTTCCAGACCGAAAAAACCGAAATCTTTCATATTGTTTTCCACCATCTTCAACCTCAATTCAGGTTGTACATCCGATATCAGTACCGGTTCTTTCGCCAACTTACGATAAAGCCACCATTTGAGCCCTTTTTCTTTCTTTATATGCCAGTTATACACCCACAAACCGATCGGGAACGGACTTCTGACATAAGGTGCAAACAAAGGATTGTTAGGCGGATAAGACATCGGTGACGTCAATGCGGATTTCTCCGGCCCTTTCAGCTTCAACTTCGGCGGAGTTTCAATTTTCATTTTCTTTACACCGATATACAGCACCTCCCCGTCTGTCAGTTTTTTCGTTGTAGAACAAGAAAAAAACAACAGACAGAAAAAGGACAATAGGATACAGTTTCTCATCATTTCCTGGTTTCCCGTTTTGACTTTCGTATAAACAAATCCTTTACTTTCCGGAAACTCTTTCGCAACACAATACCGACACCCGTTTGGGTCACCTCTCCTTCCAGAACACTTTCATAATTGGTATGACGAAATACCTTTAAAAACCAATTCCGGTTCTTGGTAAACATATATTCAATAGCGATATCATCAACCAAATTATCTTCCATACTGCTTCCCGGATCATTATCCGCAGATATACGTCCTCCGATCTTTACATTCACCTTATCATTGAACAATTGCTTCGAAAACTGATAAGAATAATCGGTACGTTTCGTTTCCTGTCCTCCGGCCCCGATCTGATTATAAGTATCGATACCGAACGTCAACCCGGCATTCTTCAAATATTTACGACTCCACTGATTCAATTCTTTTTCCACAAAATTATTCAGCGTATTGTTGGCAGTACTTCCCGTATTGACAGTACCGGGTCCTGAATACGTCCCATATATCAGCAGATTCATAGCCTGTTTCGTCCTTTCTTCCGGAGAGAAAGCCGCCAATTGCACCTGAATAGCCTGATCATTGGGAGCCGCCAGATCAAAAGTAATCTGCGGTTGCTGCAAATTTCCCTGAATCAGAATCATAGCATCGAAATTCACCAGGCGGGAAGATTGATTATCCTCCGTCACACTGACCCTTACCGATTCGCTGGCCGTAATGTGAAATGCCGGATTATCGACAGGCCCGGTCCACTCGACATAGCTGCCGCTCTGTATGGTAAACAGTTTATTCCCCACCACCGGTATTGCATAACGTACAGTACCTCCTGCCAACGTATACTTACCGCTTAAATTATTTCCTTCCTCGGGAGTAATCGAAAAAATCAAATTACCCCCTCCCTGAATAGCAATCTGGTTATCCCCCCCTTCCGACAAATCCACATTCACATTCACGGCATCTCCGATCTCGATAAACACTTTCATATTGAAACTTCCGGTATTCACCCGATTGGTCAACAAATCCTTTTCCAGTAACGTTGTATCCCGAAAAGAAACAAAACGCACCAAATCCACACTCCGGTCCTTTAATTCAGGGGAAGAATTACGTAACACATAATTGATTGCCGTATTATTCAGCAATTTGACATTCCCGGTCAACTTCAGGTGGTCGAAAGGTCCCTGGATAGAAGCCGACAAATCGGTATATGCCTTTCCATACACCATCGACTCCGGATTGGCCTTCACGTTCACAATCTGGAAATCCCTGGCAGCAAGAGTCAAATCCATCCCCATCCTCGTCAAGGGCATCACGGTAACCGAACCGTCCACTGTCAGTGCATGCCGGTTCGGTGCCCAAAAACCGAACTTCTCGAAAAGAATCTTTCCGCTTTTTACCGGAATATAAGTCGTATCCAATACAAATCCGGTCCCCAGCATCGTTATATCTGCTTTGGCATCCCGGAAAGCAATTCCTCCGTTGACCGACATATTATCCATCGTTCCCCGGAGGTCTATCTTCCCTTGTAATTCTCCCGTCAACCGTAACAAATCCGACGGTAAAAAAGCATTGACGACGGATAACGGTAAAGAAGGCAGATCTACATCCACGGTAATCTCCCTGTTCCGGTCAGAAGTCGAGAAATCACCTTTGGCCACAGCCCTCGGTTTATCATCCAGATAAAGGGTAAAATCGACGGAATGATCCGTAAACCGGTTAGCCGCACTATAACTGACATCCAGATTAACATCCCCGATCCGCTGTTGTTGGTAATAAAAATTCAGAATATTAAAATCCCCTTCGGCTATCGTATGTCCATCCACCGTATAAAACAACAAATCCGTTCCTAGAATACCTTGTATATCCGGCACAAAAGGAATCATATTCGAAACCGAAGCCAGATCAATGCCATTGATTTCCACCTGAAGACGTCTTTTCTCATCTCCGTGGTCTTCCAAAGACTGCAAACTGATCAACTTCTCCTGATAAGCCATACGCAAGTCCGCAGTCATCACCCCTCCCTTATAAAAATTCAATTCATTACCGGCGTTGACCATCCATTTCGTATATCCCAGAACCGGATCATGCGGAAAAAAGTTAACCGAAAAAGAACTATCCCGGAAAGTAAACGCCGCTCCGAAATCCACACCGACCTGCCCCTCCTTATTCTTCTGCAACGCAGCAAGCTTAAAACGGTTATCCCGAACAGAGCCGTAGAGCACGACATCATACAAATCTTTTACAATCCCTTGTGGATTGAGAACTTTAACACGATAATCCATGCCATTCTCCTGCTGATGCAAAGAGATACATACGGAATCGAATTTCACCTTATCCAAAACAGGTCCGACAATCATGGCCTCCATATTCACCCCTTCGCCTTTTTGTGAAGCGGATTTCAACGACACCTCTTTAAAACGAATGCCCCGGGCCTGCAAATAACGTCCCATGACATTATCGACACTTCCTTCTATTGTCAGTGTATAATAAGGTAACAATGCCTGTATGCTATCCATTGCCAAACGCCGCTGCCGCACCTGTCGCTGAATCTCGCCGACGGCATTTCCCAACATCGCCGAAATCTCCGTCACAGCCGTATCGCTCCTGAATGCCAGCCGGAAATCACCGGAAACCAAATCCGCTTCCGTTTCTGCCGGTTCACTGTCCAGGCGCAAAGTTAAACCGCCTAAATCATAAGAATTACGGGCATCCTCAACCTTCACCTGACGGATATCCGTATTCAACAATATTTCTCCCTGCCTCCCCAGACTTGCTTTAATATCGAAATTCATCCCGACAGAAAATTCTTCAGCCACCCAATGCAGTTCCTGCAAAGCGACTTTTTCTACCTTTCCGTTTACATCCACAGCATACCTTTTCCCGATAGAATCGGCTTTAAAGGCTATCTCCGACAACAATGCCGGATCACCGCTCTTCAACAGCCCGTTTATACGGGGCCCCTGCACATCGGTTGCCAATAAAATATCCCGGTAACGATGTCCTTTATAAACCAATTCCCGTAAATCGAGAGTCAAACGGGCATTAGCCTTTCCGAACCGATACCCGTGCCCCGTCAACTTAATATCCGTCGTCAATATTCCGAGAGAATCCGCAGGCAAAAAACGTCCGATATCAAAACGGTCCGATACCAAACGTACATCATACCCTTCATTCTTCACGTCATAACTGCCGTCTACAGTAACACAGCCGGCTTCCCGGCAAAGTTCCAGACGGGGATGTAACACCCCTGCCCCGGCACGAGCCACCAAAGACAACCGCATCTGATCCGGTATGCGGAATCGCTTATTCTTTTCATTCAAAAAAGAAACATCCTGAATATTTCCCTCCAGATTCAAAACTCCGGCAAGATTATTCAAATCACGGAATGAAGCCACCTCCCCCGTACCCGACAAATCGAAATTACCGGGCATCACGGCCATAAACTTCCGGATACCGATACGATCCTCCCGATAAGAAATATCCATATCGAACTTTACACTTTTTCTCTCCATCCCCAACGGCATCTGCGCCCAAAACAAACGGACATCCTCCATCCCCACCGAAGCTTCCAGAACAACCCGCAAAGGCTCGGTTTTGCCTATCTCCGCCAACGGAGCATCGGACAAAGCGTTCAAACGTATACTAGTGTATGGGGTCCGGATGCTGACATTTCCCAACTCGGTCCGTTCCTCACCCATATCGACATTCGCCTGCATCTTTTCAATCCGTCCACCTTGCGCCCTCACAACCTGCAAACGACTCAAATCAGCCTTTACAACAGCTCCCCGATTATATACGCTATCGATCCGAAGTCCGATATCCGTCAAAGTAAGCTCAAACTTTTTATTTTCAGTTCCCGACATTGAAAAAGCCGAATTTTCCAATTCCAGATGGCCGGCTTCTACGGTCCATAAGCCGGCAGTATCCGGAGATACCGCCCCCTGTACCGGACTTACACTCTGCGTATCCATTGGAATCAAATCGCAAACACCTCCCGACAAATTCACAGAATCGACATTCACCTGCCGGTGCACCATATCGACAACACCTCCGGCAATTATTCCTTTTCCAACTCCGGCATACAAACGCGACAAAGCCTCCGAGGTCATTGTATAATATACCCGATCGATCTCCAATTGCCGGATAACAAATGTCCAGTCGAATGAAGAAGCATTTTTTATAGTATCCCGATCTTCCCTGCTCACGCCGGTCGCAAGAAACACATCTCCTCCGGAACACAACAGACGGCTGATATCCACACGTTTCTCCCGCAAGCTAACCACATCCGCCTGCAACCCGACCCGATCGGTACGTACTTTCAAAACCATACCGGTAGTGTCGTTTCTCAAATTCAACACCACATCTTCCAGTTGTAAATCATCTACGGCAATCTGTCCCCACATTAAACGGCCTATCCCCGCATTCAGACGTAAACGTCCCAGATAAGCCAACGTATCGGTATTCGTTTTTCCCGCATATACCCTTTTCAAAGATAAATCTACCGGAAATTTCAAAGATAACTCTCCGATCCCGACCGTCATATCCCAGCGCGAGGCTGCATATTCCACCACCCTGTTCTTTATATAACGCTGTACGGCAGGTATATAAAGCAAGCTAACCAGCAGTAGAATCAACGCCACAAGAACCCCCAGCGTCCGAAAAAGATATTTAAAAAACTTCCTCATACTTCAGCCCGATACATACAGTTTAAAGATAAAAAGTCAAACATCAAAAATAAAGAAATAATATGGGAAAAAGAGGATGTGTCAAAAGTAAACTTTTGACACATCCCCTTCATGAGTGACCAGTCACAGCTCTTCTGTATTAAGAAGGCATATTATTTTCCCAATCGGGGTTCTGAACGACTCCGAAACCGGCGTTTACTTCGGAAGCAGGTATCGGATATACAAAGGCTGCCACATTAAAATCCTTATAGCTGCCATTGGATACACTGATCAGCATTCCGGTACGCCGTGCATCATACCAGCGGAAACCTTCTTCGAAAAACTCCCGTCTCCGCTCCTGGGCGATGAAATCCAGCAAATCAGCAGTTCCCGAAGGTAAGTCCGTAACCGCAGTGATAGCCGGATTTCGCTTGGCCGTATACAGCAAAGCTTTTTGTGCTTCACCCGTATTGTTCAGATGGGCATAAGCTTCCGCCTCAATCAGCTTCATCTCTGAAATCCGGAACACCGGTATATTATTGACAGCTTGAGAAGTCGGTATACCGTCGAATTTTTTCGGATGCCGCGTTTTTACATCGATCAGCTTCAGCCGGACATCATCTGCACCGAAAATTTTGACAACCGTATCGGTAAGAGCACCCCTGTAGCTGCCATACAGCGTATTCAACGAATTAGCCGACAAATTATCGTTCTCCGATTTGGCAATTGTAAAAATATCTTCGTCACTGATGGCCGTCGACGACCACATCTTCAAATAAGCCTCATTGGAAATCTCCGTAGCATTCCGTAAAATAACGGCTGAATCGGCTGCAACGATCGCCCGGTTATAATTCTCCATATACAACGACACCCGGGCCTCCAAAGCATAAATAGCCGCACGGTTCATATAATACTGATCCGGCAAAATAACATCGTCCTCATTATTCAGATTGTAATTGTCAACATAAGTATACCATTTGGCAGATTCTGCTATGTCTGCCAATATATTGGCATAAGTTGCATCCACAGTCGCCCGTTCTACCTTTGTAAAAGAAGGAATGGGTTCTTCTCC
It encodes the following:
- a CDS encoding M48 family metallopeptidase, which produces MEKGKACKNTVKIHSLNPSCRLKYFILHCIREINEQLIGSFKFITSETVNILYSSIMWVTILLASIGISLSGLIISVTFYGENIKECWKETLISSLLIIPVFMCVISLSVIVPFGLSALGIANEYILLVLIISMPIMTTPIFLYKYIVIPLYYLLFRKKEMNPEYTKLLTDNDCHGKVFVIKNSNIACTMGITKKSQIIMIGSNLIENLSKDEYTGILLHEIGHIKYKHLRKLILIDIVGVYITMLTGFLASYSSNKNPYVIVAAIGLAGGLIPFLRIIMKQYEKKADGYAVQIIGADTYISALTKLNGLFAGRMDKYDIEHPRLKDRIENIKKCCKNRH
- a CDS encoding class I fructose-bisphosphate aldolase; this encodes MNNIAKILDDKQEYYLSHTCKTIDKQLIHAPSPDFVSEVWSNSDRNIPVLKSLQTLFSHGRLADTGYLSILPVDQGIEHTAGASFAPNPLYFDPENIIRLAIEGGCNAIASTFGVLGSVARKYAHKIPFIVKINHNELLSYPNSYDQILFGTIDEAWNMGAVAVGATVYFGSVESRRQIIEIARAFEYAHKKGMATILWCYLRNPAFKTEQTDFHTAADLTGQANHLGVTIEADIIKQKLPETNGGFTTLHFAKSDPRMYSALSSEHPIDRCRYQVANCYMGRAGLINSGGESHGDTDLQEAIITAVINKRAGGMGLISGRKAFQKPLADGVRLLNAIQDVYLDKSITLA
- the gpmA gene encoding 2,3-diphosphoglycerate-dependent phosphoglycerate mutase; amino-acid sequence: MKKIVLLRHGESTWNKENRFTGWTDVDLTEKGIEEAVKAGNLLKEKGFQFEKAYTSFLKRAVKTLNVVLDRMDLDWIPVEKTWRLNEKHYGNLQGLNKSETAAKYGEEQVLIWRRSYDIAPPALQENDPRNPRLDIRYMGIQSDHLPLTESLKDTVERILPYWKEVIVPTLQHFDQLLVVAHGNSLRGIIKYLKNIPDNEIVKLNLPTAVPYVFEFDDTLKLQKDYFLGDPEEIRKMMEAVAKQGQKK
- a CDS encoding acyloxyacyl hydrolase, whose amino-acid sequence is MKSKMQMWNVISLLGVMLFYLSGIACAEEGILIPGGAGGATVSLPEKKEAVDYFASDTASLPFSRRFIHRLSVEARPGYIFTTNSFLRGENMYRKPIKHTFSSHLNYSFQFRPNTCADRIYGGAYQGAGLAYYTFGDRKEIGNPVAFYLLQGARITRFTSYLSLNYEWNFGFSVGWKPYDYGKNNYNKVIGSSTNAYINTNFYLNWRLFRHLDLMTGVTLSHFSNGNTRIPNAGLNTVDLKIGLVYNINRKEDLLGKSLFKPFVPKFPRHISYDLVLFGSWRRKGVIFGDKQVASPEAYTVFGFNFNPMYNIGYKFRIGLSLDGVYDGSANVFTEDYIVGTTQEFYKPPLHQQLALGISGRAEYVMPYFTIGIGVGGNVLHGKGDLKAFYQILALKIAVTRSSFVHVGYSIHDFSTPNFLMLGVGYRFNNKYPKVIQR
- a CDS encoding BamA/TamA family outer membrane protein; translation: MMRNCILLSFFCLLFFSCSTTKKLTDGEVLYIGVKKMKIETPPKLKLKGPEKSALTSPMSYPPNNPLFAPYVRSPFPIGLWVYNWHIKKEKGLKWWLYRKLAKEPVLISDVQPELRLKMVENNMKDFGFFGLESRYEIIPRKRNPKKAKISYWVKLPDPFRYSSVDLWGWKGQMDSLVRQSMRFSLLKAGEQYDVNVLEQERQRISDILRNRGYYYFQPQYIEFLADTTRRHGEVDLRIGLKQGIPEVAFHPYTIRNVDVSLFGNDDSDRRDTLEYDRLQMDYSPPQTLKPKILSQAVKVRPGQLYTARRQNRTQSGIVQLGVFKFVNLTINPVDTSYGRKLDYKISADYALPIETEVEVDIASKSNNLLGPGLILSLNNKNMFKRAETFSLKLTGAYEWQVGGEKTTKGRSGLINSYELGVNLNLSVPRLLVPGFLKSGKDRQERTHFQIGTDFLNRHSYFRMISFWGSATYDFNSSRRNYHSVVPFKLNYTHLLRTSHEFDSTLNKNPAIALSFKDQFIPSMSYTYTFDRAATYRNPNRLFWQTSITQAGNIISGIQYLAGKRGEGREILGNRYSQFLKLTSEIIKYRQVSENSQVAMRLMGGIGYAYGNSRVMPYSEQFYIGGANSIRAFQIRSIGPGSYHPEKRSVTAYLDQTGDIKLEGNIGYRFKIAGRLNGAVFVDAGNVWLLRKEKERPGGEFRLKDLWREIALGTGFGLRYDITYIVIRADLGVALHAPYNTGKPGYFNIRNYDFRDGLVLNLAIGYPF